TCCATGAGCTTTTTTTTTACAAAGCTCCGTCGAAAATACCCACGCCAATAATGACAATCAAACCAATCATTAAGATTTTCAAACCTATTGCAAAATGCCTGCTGATCTGTATGAATATACCAACTAAGCTAACCAAACAAAAACGATCTACTACTTCCCCTTTGCAAAATACCTACTGCGCCACATCAATACCTTACCCAAGCTAACCAAACAAAAACTACCTACTACTTCCCCTTTGCAAAATACCTCCTGCGCCACATCAATACCTTACCCAAGCTAACCAAACAAAAACTACCCACTACTTCCCCTTTGCAAAATACCTCCTACGCCACATCAATACCTCACCCAAGCTAACCAAACAAAAACGAGCCACTACTTCCCCTTTGCAAAATGACTCCTCACTCTCGTCAACGTCTCTCTTGACATCCCTAAATACGAAGCGACCATATGCAATGGCACCCTGTTAAAAATATCCGGGTACTCCTCCACAAATGCCTGATACCGCTCTTCCGGCGTCGCACTGATCTGTTTATAAATCCTTTGCTGACTCGCATTATAACTATTCGTCTGCAACCGATCCACTAAAGGTTTCAGTAAAGGAACCTGCTCCAACAAAAGCAAAAACGACGCCTTCGACACTATCACCAACTCACTCTCCTCCAACGCCTGTATATTAAACTGCGCCGGCGTACCATTACTATAACTCTCATTATCCGTAATCCACCAATCCTTAATTACAAACTTGAATGTATGCTCATTCCCCTCGTCATCCAACCGATAAGATCGCAAACACCCACTCACCACAAACGCACTAAACCTACACACCTCTCCCTCCTGCAATAAAAACTCCTTCTTTTTTAAACCCCTGGAAACACAATGCGCCTCCATGAACTCCAACTCCTGCGGAGTCAAATTGATCTTATCACTAAAATATGCAGCCAGCGCACTAAACATCTTATCAATAAAATTTTGCGTCAAATGACTTTTTTTCCCCTTCCCGCGACAATGACCTTTGCTTCATAAAATTAACAAATCATGGATAAATTGAATGTAGACATCAGGAATGGAGTAGCTTTCGCATCTATCAATAACCCGCCCATGAACGTGCTGGATGCCCCGCTCATGATCTCCCTGGCACAATTCGTCGCCACTATGCAGGAGGACAAAACCGTACAGGTCATCGTATTCCAAAGCGCAGATCCCGACTATTTCATCGCCCATGGAGACATGAATTACATCGTCAATCCCGCTTCCTTTGCCGACCTGGCCACCCCTGAAATGTTGCAGGCGCCGATCAATCCCATGCAACAACTACATGAACAGATCCGCCAGCTGCCACAGGTGACCATGGCTATCATTGACGGCTATGTACGTGGCGGGGGCAATGAACTGGCCCTTGCCTGCGACATGCGTTTTGCCTCCCTTGAAAAAGCGCGTTTTGCTCAACCAGAAACCTTAATGGGTATCATCCCCGGTGGTGGCGGCACCCAATACCTGACCAGGTTGATCGGCAGAGCACGTGCATTGGAGGTCATTCTCAGCGGAGAATTATTAGATGGGCAACAGGCAGAAAAATATGGCCTAGTTAATCGTGCATTGCCACAGGCTACCCTACATAATTACGTCAATACCCTCGCCACCCGCATCGCCAACCTCCCTGAAGATGTCGCGGCATCAGCTGTAAAAGCGATCGATGCAAACGATTTGGCCATAGAAAACCAGCTATGCATGAGCCTCTTCACCAGACCTGTTACCTTAGCACGCACCAAAGCCGCCATGGAGGCCGGTGCCCAGACACGTGAAGGCGAGAAAGACCTGGAAGGGCTGCTACATAAACTGTAATATACTATCTTTGCGAACAGATCCCTTACAACTGATTCGTAAATGAAATACGTCATAACTGTAGCACTTCTTTTAGCCCAGGTCACACTAGCATATGCCCAATATCCCGGAGACAATGGTAATCCTGTACCAGACGAAGATGGTCCCACAATAAGAGTTATCAAACTGGAATCCAGCATCCCCGTGCATCAGTTTGCTATGCCGGTAAAAAATATAGAAGTCATTGCCATTGCAGATGACAGCACAAACCTGGGTATCTCAAGGAACAGGTACCGTGCAATCAACACCGTATCTGTTCCTGATAAACCTTTGCAGGAATACCTACAGGGGTATATCAGCAAAAAATATGGAGATCAGTACCAGCAGAATAAAGGTCAATACCTACTCTGCCTGGTACAGCTTCTCCGGATTAATGATCATCGTAGTGCTCCTGAACGGTCATATGTACGTATCAAAGGAGCTACTTTTTTATCGCCGGATAATCAGCAATTCCAACTCTCCTGTCAGTTCGATACCACACTGGTAGATGCTGACAAACATGCCAGCCGCGACCATAGCTGGAATATGGCCAGAGCCATTGATATGTTCATGACGGCTGCTGACAAACAAAAGGTATCAGGTACGCCTCATTCCAGGCAGGAAATTATGAAAATAGCCTGGGAACGTTATCAACAACCCATTTATACGGCCAACCATTATACAGACGGTGTGTATATGAGTTACAGGGAGTTTTTAAAAAATGCTCCTGCTGTGAATAATTTTACCATAAAGATGGAACGTAACAAAGCCATCGTATATCATATCCATGACGATAGCAGTCGAAATGTGATTCCCGATCCATGGGGTATTTGTTACAAAGGACAATTATTCAGGTGTAAATGGAATAACTTTATCCCACTGAAACGTCATGGATTGGCATTTGATATTGCAGACAGGGATACAATCGTATACCTGAAAGTCACAGGTGGCCAAATTGTCGATGCCGCAGCAGCTGGAGGTTTGCTCGGTGTTCTTCTTTTAAAAGCGAAGGACCAAACTGATGGCCGGGAAAATTACTTTGTCACGTATCAGCAAGACCTGCTCGATCGTCCATATGCTGGTATGATAGATCCGTTCACAGGAGAATTGATGTTCTGAAAATTATGCAATTTCTCAGAGACCATATAGAAAAAACGCTACCGCTCACAGGTGAAGAATTTTCATTTGTGCAGACACTCTTTACCACTAAAAAGTATAAGAAACATCAATACCTTATACAGGAAGGGGAGGAGGTAAAGTATTGTTACCTGGTCATTTCCGGCCTGTTAAAACTGGTATATAATGATGACAACGGGAAAGACCATATTGTCTCTTTCGCTATGGAAGACTGGTGGGAAAGCGACTACTATGCATTTTATACACAGTCGGTTGCCACTATGTCTTTAGAATGTATAGAAGATACAGAAGTCTACTGTTTCTCCTTCGAAAATTATAAAAAGCTTTGTACGGAACTTCCTAAAATGGAACGTTTTTTCCTGCAGAAATCTACCTTTGGTTTTCTGGCAGCACAGCGCCGTATTCTCTCCCTGCTTACGTCTAATGCCAAAGAGCGGTATGAGCAGCTGCTCAAACAACATCCGTCCCTGTTACAGCGGGTTCCTAAAAGTTTGCTGGCAGCCTACCTGGGGGTATCCAGGGAAACCCTGAGCAGGTTGGTGTGACGTAGCTCAATGGATAATCGCTGGATTGGTACAATCTACCTTACTTGTAATAGCCCGTTTGGTATACCACATCTCACTTGTAATAGCCCGCTTGGCATACCATACCTTACTTGTAATAGCCCGCTTGGCATACCATATCTCACTTGTAATAGCCCGCTTGGCATACCATACCTCACTTGTAATAGCCCACTTGGCATACCATACCTCACTGTTTATAGCCTGCTTTGTGTGACATACCTCACAGCATAATAGTGAGGTACATCAAGGGCTAATTCCCCCCTTTACCCTCACCTTTGCCTCATGGAAACAAGAAGCATCAATCCCTGGACCTGGCAGGACGAACGTAGTTATTCCCAGGCAATAGAAGTAAAGAACGCCACCAGCACCCTATACTGTGCAGGACAGGCAGCCGTATTCCCGGATGGCACCTCCAGCAATGAGGATATGAAAAGCCAGTTGCTCCACGCCATCGCCAACCTGGAACAGGTGATTGCAACAGCCGGCTATTCACCCAAAGGTATTGTCAGATTAAACATCTACACAACCTCCTCAGCAGACCTCTGGCCCCACTTCCCCCTACTACAGGCGTGGATTGAAAAACATGGCATCCGGCAGGCGACCACCCTCATGGAAGTAAGATCTCTTTTCGAAACATTGCAGGTAGAACTGGAAGCTACAGTAGTAAAATAATCCTAATTTTGTGCCCATGAGTTATTATATCCGTATTCTGGGCACACAAGACCCGGACATTCATCTCGACGATATTTCAGAAGAGCTGGACGCAGAAGCACTGTCAGCTCAATTTGGGGTGCTCAAAAATGAGAAACCGGAGAAATGGTCAGTGTTTGAATTGAAAAATGAAAAGGGGAAACTGCTGGCGACAGTAGAGAGAAATCCTGTCACAACCGAAGGCATTGGCAGGGAAGAATTGGATGAATTCAAACAGAGCATCCTCGAATTCCAACCGGCATCAGCAGCCAAGTGGCTGAATGAATTCTTTGATAGCGTGAAGGTGATATATGCGATTGAGTTACTACCAATCAGTATGGAGGCGGAGAACTATCATATCATAACCACTACACAGGGTATTATCTGGGAACAGGTAAATGGTATTCTGCAGGCGGATGAAGAAGGATTTACAAATGAAGAAGGATATCATATACTCTGGCAGTTTCCGGATGATGCAGATGGCGAATGGAATTGTGCGGTTTTGAATGCAGAAGGGAAATGGGAGAATTTTAATATGGACCTGGCGGATGAGAAACAAAGAGAAGCATTTAAAGCAGGCAAGGTACCAGAAGGTGCGAAAAAGGTGAAATAACTTTTACCAGGGATCCCACATTTATTCCTGATAAGTCCGGATGGAAAAGTGGTATTACAGAAATCAGGATCTGAAGCGGACTATAACGAAATAGAAAAAGTTCTGAATGATGCGCTATCAATTGACACATGGCATGCTTTTTCCGGTACAATTATTATGAATCTGAAGCGGACTATAACGAAATAGAAAAAGTCCTGGATGATGCGCTATCAAGTGACACA
This Chitinophaga sancti DNA region includes the following protein-coding sequences:
- a CDS encoding Crp/Fnr family transcriptional regulator, producing MTQNFIDKMFSALAAYFSDKINLTPQELEFMEAHCVSRGLKKKEFLLQEGEVCRFSAFVVSGCLRSYRLDDEGNEHTFKFVIKDWWITDNESYSNGTPAQFNIQALEESELVIVSKASFLLLLEQVPLLKPLVDRLQTNSYNASQQRIYKQISATPEERYQAFVEEYPDIFNRVPLHMVASYLGMSRETLTRVRSHFAKGK
- a CDS encoding enoyl-CoA hydratase/isomerase family protein — encoded protein: MDKLNVDIRNGVAFASINNPPMNVLDAPLMISLAQFVATMQEDKTVQVIVFQSADPDYFIAHGDMNYIVNPASFADLATPEMLQAPINPMQQLHEQIRQLPQVTMAIIDGYVRGGGNELALACDMRFASLEKARFAQPETLMGIIPGGGGTQYLTRLIGRARALEVILSGELLDGQQAEKYGLVNRALPQATLHNYVNTLATRIANLPEDVAASAVKAIDANDLAIENQLCMSLFTRPVTLARTKAAMEAGAQTREGEKDLEGLLHKL
- a CDS encoding Crp/Fnr family transcriptional regulator, whose translation is MQFLRDHIEKTLPLTGEEFSFVQTLFTTKKYKKHQYLIQEGEEVKYCYLVISGLLKLVYNDDNGKDHIVSFAMEDWWESDYYAFYTQSVATMSLECIEDTEVYCFSFENYKKLCTELPKMERFFLQKSTFGFLAAQRRILSLLTSNAKERYEQLLKQHPSLLQRVPKSLLAAYLGVSRETLSRLV
- a CDS encoding RidA family protein is translated as METRSINPWTWQDERSYSQAIEVKNATSTLYCAGQAAVFPDGTSSNEDMKSQLLHAIANLEQVIATAGYSPKGIVRLNIYTTSSADLWPHFPLLQAWIEKHGIRQATTLMEVRSLFETLQVELEATVVK